In Gemmatimonadota bacterium, a single window of DNA contains:
- a CDS encoding Rne/Rng family ribonuclease: protein MRREILVSATPQESWVALLEDEQLVQVMLDRPDQGRLLGDIFLGRVEAVLPGIQAAFVDIGAEKAGFLHVSDLNYGEDEDLDAENGDGDGNGNGNGNDRGRGRGRGRRRPKKYPPIQDNVQKGQSILVQVTKEPISSKGSRLTAQLSLPGRFMVYMPYTSHVGVSRKIEGRDQRSKLRKMAKQIVKPGSGGMIVRTVGEEVTQKKLGKEYKLLHENWTKIQKLAKGRKAPACLHREAQLISGVIRDLFSDKFDAVRIDSEAMYNEVLEYVKSVDPDLQDRIHLHAGPEPLFDEFGVEEEIQRAFQRRVNLKSGGHIVIEPTEALVSIDVNTGRFTGKGKKDPDQTILRTNLEAAREIAKQLRLRDVGGIIVADFIDMEPQEHRDQVLHELRTQLGKDRARTKTFGISDLGLIEMTRQRVRPSLFQSMTSECTLCGGMGRVYTAATVVRRIERSLRRAAASKQEKQIVVRVHPEVALRVIEEEPGLLKRLRNRTRLRLDLRDDPLMRLDEFRLLSGPAETDVTSKYVAA, encoded by the coding sequence TTGAGGAGAGAAATCCTCGTGAGCGCGACCCCGCAGGAATCATGGGTGGCGCTCCTGGAAGACGAACAGTTGGTCCAGGTCATGCTGGACCGTCCCGACCAAGGCCGACTGCTCGGAGACATCTTTCTAGGCCGTGTCGAAGCGGTGCTTCCGGGCATCCAGGCGGCCTTCGTCGACATCGGCGCGGAGAAGGCCGGCTTCCTTCACGTCTCGGATCTCAACTACGGCGAGGACGAAGACCTCGACGCTGAGAACGGGGATGGGGACGGGAACGGGAACGGGAACGGGAACGATCGAGGCCGCGGACGCGGTCGCGGTCGCCGACGCCCGAAGAAGTACCCTCCGATCCAGGACAACGTGCAGAAGGGTCAGAGCATCCTGGTGCAGGTCACCAAGGAGCCGATCAGCAGCAAGGGATCACGCTTGACGGCACAGCTTTCGCTGCCGGGCCGCTTCATGGTCTACATGCCGTACACGTCACACGTCGGCGTGAGCAGAAAGATCGAGGGGCGTGACCAGCGTTCGAAGCTGCGCAAGATGGCGAAGCAGATCGTGAAGCCGGGGAGCGGTGGAATGATCGTTCGCACCGTCGGCGAAGAGGTCACCCAGAAGAAGCTCGGGAAGGAGTACAAGCTCTTGCACGAGAACTGGACGAAGATCCAGAAACTTGCCAAGGGACGGAAGGCTCCAGCTTGCCTACACCGCGAGGCGCAGCTGATCAGTGGCGTCATCCGCGACCTGTTCAGCGACAAGTTCGACGCGGTTCGCATCGACTCGGAAGCGATGTACAACGAGGTGCTGGAATACGTCAAGAGCGTAGATCCAGACCTCCAGGATCGCATCCACCTGCACGCAGGCCCGGAGCCCCTCTTCGACGAGTTTGGGGTCGAGGAAGAGATTCAACGGGCGTTCCAGCGTAGGGTGAACCTCAAGTCCGGGGGTCACATCGTGATCGAGCCGACCGAGGCGCTGGTCTCGATCGACGTGAACACAGGCCGCTTCACCGGAAAGGGCAAGAAGGACCCCGACCAGACGATCCTGAGGACGAATCTGGAGGCTGCGCGCGAGATCGCGAAGCAGCTCCGGCTTCGGGATGTGGGAGGGATCATCGTCGCCGACTTCATCGACATGGAGCCCCAGGAACACCGCGACCAGGTTCTGCACGAGTTACGCACGCAATTGGGCAAGGACCGCGCTCGCACGAAAACGTTCGGGATCTCCGATCTCGGCTTGATAGAGATGACGCGGCAGCGTGTACGCCCCTCGCTTTTTCAGTCCATGACGTCCGAATGCACGTTGTGCGGCGGAATGGGGAGGGTCTACACAGCTGCGACGGTGGTGCGCCGTATCGAGCGCTCTCTGCGCCGGGCGGCGGCCTCGAAGCAGGAGAAGCAAATCGTGGTCCGTGTGCACCCTGAGGTCGCTCTGAGGGTCATAGAGGAGGAACCGGGGCTCTTGAAGCGGCTGCGCAACCGGACCCGCTTGCGACTCGATCTACGCGACGACCCACTCATGCGGCTCGACGAGTTCCGATTGCTGTCCGGCCCTGCCGAGACCGACGTCACCAGCAAGTACGTCGCGGCCTGA
- the rplU gene encoding 50S ribosomal protein L21: MYAVFQTGGKQFRAEPGVRLRIPSLDIEPGDSITFDHVLLAGDGEDKVLVGTPTVDGASVRAEVIRHGRADKIIVFKRKRRKGYRKKQGHRQNFTEIRIEEVALA, translated from the coding sequence ATGTACGCAGTATTCCAAACTGGCGGGAAACAGTTCCGGGCCGAGCCCGGCGTCCGTCTTCGTATCCCCTCGCTCGACATCGAGCCCGGTGATTCGATCACGTTCGATCATGTACTGCTCGCTGGCGACGGCGAGGATAAAGTCCTGGTGGGTACGCCCACAGTGGATGGGGCTTCAGTGAGGGCGGAGGTGATCCGTCACGGACGTGCCGACAAGATCATCGTCTTCAAGCGGAAGCGCCGGAAGGGCTACAGGAAGAAGCAGGGCCACCGGCAGAACTTCACGGAGATCAGGATCGAGGAAGTCGCGCTCGCGTAG
- the rpmA gene encoding 50S ribosomal protein L27 has protein sequence MAHKKGVGSSRNGRDSSGQRLGVKRFGGQKVSAGSILVRQRGTRIHPGRNVGRGSDDTLYSRVDGIVTFERMRARKVVSVYPAE, from the coding sequence ATGGCACATAAGAAAGGCGTAGGCTCCAGCCGGAATGGTCGTGACAGCAGCGGGCAACGCCTCGGTGTGAAGCGCTTCGGGGGGCAGAAAGTGTCCGCTGGCTCGATTCTGGTGCGTCAGCGCGGCACGCGCATTCATCCCGGTCGCAACGTCGGCCGCGGCAGCGACGACACGCTGTACTCACGCGTCGACGGGATTGTGACGTTCGAGCGCATGCGCGCTCGGAAGGTCGTTTCGGTTTACCCGGCTGAATAG
- a CDS encoding lytic transglycosylase domain-containing protein, which yields MPLLLIPLLFMGGERETEDVAAVVPSVTIEALGTQLPLHVNARVERWMKRFQTTERATFETLLKQRSVYDELVRGKLRERGMPEELLYLAMMESGLKPRAVSRVSAVGLWQFMSPTALQYGLRVDEWVDERRDPVRATDAALDYLQWLHGRFGSWYLTAAAYNAGPGRVERVLRRHAEGRTGDEDIYWEVLDHLPRETREYVPRLVAATILGEEAEAYGFVVEFADPYRFDRVFVPGGTTLVRVAAGLGVDERLLRDLNPHLVRGVTPPGEMYGVRVPVGDARRVVALLNRGLRTRRAD from the coding sequence ATGCCACTCCTGTTGATACCGCTTCTATTCATGGGCGGCGAGCGCGAGACGGAGGACGTCGCAGCCGTCGTGCCCTCAGTCACGATCGAGGCGCTCGGCACCCAACTGCCCCTTCACGTGAATGCACGCGTGGAGCGGTGGATGAAGCGGTTCCAGACGACGGAGAGAGCCACATTCGAGACGCTGCTGAAGCAGCGGAGCGTATACGACGAGCTCGTGCGCGGGAAGCTCCGCGAGCGCGGCATGCCAGAGGAGCTCCTGTATTTGGCGATGATGGAGTCCGGGCTCAAGCCTCGGGCCGTCTCGCGGGTCTCGGCGGTGGGCCTCTGGCAGTTCATGAGCCCGACCGCGCTCCAGTACGGATTGCGCGTGGACGAATGGGTCGATGAGCGACGTGATCCGGTGAGGGCGACCGATGCCGCATTGGACTACCTCCAGTGGCTGCACGGCCGATTCGGATCCTGGTACCTCACCGCGGCGGCATACAATGCCGGGCCGGGCCGAGTCGAGCGTGTATTGAGACGACATGCCGAAGGGCGGACCGGAGACGAAGACATCTATTGGGAGGTTCTCGATCATCTCCCTCGGGAGACCCGGGAATATGTGCCCAGGCTCGTGGCCGCCACGATTCTTGGGGAAGAGGCCGAGGCTTACGGCTTTGTCGTCGAGTTTGCCGATCCGTACCGATTCGATCGGGTCTTCGTGCCTGGAGGCACCACGCTCGTAAGAGTGGCCGCGGGTCTCGGAGTGGACGAGCGGTTGCTGCGGGACCTCAACCCGCACCTCGTGCGTGGGGTCACACCGCCGGGTGAGATGTACGGTGTGCGTGTTCCTGTGGGTGACGCGCGTCGGGTGGTGGCGCTGCTGAATCGCGGTCTGCGGACGAGACGCGCCGACTAG
- a CDS encoding chorismate mutase produces the protein MSDDRLETLRVMIRAVDRELVSLIGRRKDLVIEIGAAKEALGLPVLDPTQEAKVVRRAAELARELDVDEELTRDVIWRIIASARDMQEGRTRWGPPLPHGPDATPPEGGDAD, from the coding sequence GTGAGCGATGATCGATTAGAGACGCTGCGCGTGATGATCCGGGCAGTCGATCGCGAGCTGGTCTCGCTGATCGGCCGCCGCAAGGACCTCGTCATCGAGATCGGAGCGGCGAAGGAGGCACTCGGGCTGCCGGTTCTCGACCCAACTCAAGAGGCCAAGGTCGTCCGCAGGGCAGCCGAACTCGCGCGGGAACTCGACGTCGACGAAGAACTGACGCGAGACGTGATCTGGCGGATCATCGCCTCAGCGAGGGACATGCAGGAGGGGCGGACCCGGTGGGGTCCGCCCCTTCCACATGGCCCAGACGCCACTCCTCCCGAAGGAGGTGACGCCGACTAG
- a CDS encoding sodium:solute symporter family protein: MEQWLVVSIIIAAYLLLTLTIGLLAGRRSSPSVAGYVAADRSFGLLVMYFVTGASVFSAFAFLGGPGWAYSRGAAAFYILAYGALGMAPFYWMGPRAASLGRRHGYVTQAQLVTGRFPSKLLSSLIALVSLVAFVPYITLQMRGAGIVIEAVTDGHVPLWLGAGLAYGIVIVYVLSAGAMAVGWTNTFQGIFMVVIAWALGLYLPFRLYGGVRPMFERIAAERPELLTLPGLTAAGEPWSWGAYSTFIIVSAVGLMMWPHLFMKAFTAKDDDTLRRTVILFPTFQLFLIPIFLIGFSGVLFAGEPQAPDFILPFMILETGLPAVVVGLFCAGALSASMSTGDALLHASASVLVQDGVTQYVELDDRAQRRLMRGVVVLTAGIAYYFALDPDSSLVQLLASAYGIISQLAPPVVAAMYWKRATTRGAIAGLLAGIATALFFYLNPEYKPFDMHEGVLALIVHVPTLIAVSLMTPQQDEGHLKGFFS; this comes from the coding sequence ATGGAGCAGTGGTTGGTCGTCTCCATCATCATCGCTGCATACCTGCTGCTCACGCTCACGATCGGCTTGCTGGCAGGCCGGCGCTCATCGCCCAGCGTCGCGGGGTACGTCGCGGCGGACCGCAGCTTCGGACTGCTCGTGATGTACTTCGTCACGGGTGCCTCGGTGTTCAGTGCGTTCGCGTTCCTGGGCGGGCCTGGCTGGGCGTATTCAAGAGGTGCGGCCGCGTTCTACATCCTCGCGTACGGCGCACTCGGCATGGCTCCGTTCTACTGGATGGGGCCGCGCGCGGCGTCCCTCGGCCGCAGGCACGGATACGTGACCCAGGCCCAGCTCGTCACGGGTCGTTTCCCATCGAAGCTCCTCTCCTCGCTCATCGCGCTGGTGAGCCTGGTGGCCTTCGTGCCGTACATCACGCTTCAGATGCGGGGTGCCGGGATCGTGATCGAGGCCGTCACGGACGGGCACGTCCCGCTTTGGCTCGGCGCGGGCCTCGCCTATGGGATCGTCATCGTATACGTGCTCTCCGCTGGCGCGATGGCGGTCGGATGGACGAACACGTTCCAGGGCATCTTCATGGTCGTGATCGCCTGGGCGCTCGGGCTGTACCTGCCGTTTCGACTCTACGGCGGCGTCAGGCCGATGTTCGAGCGCATCGCGGCCGAGCGGCCGGAGCTCCTGACGCTCCCGGGGCTGACCGCCGCAGGCGAGCCGTGGAGCTGGGGCGCGTACTCGACGTTCATCATCGTGAGCGCCGTCGGGCTGATGATGTGGCCCCACCTGTTCATGAAGGCGTTCACCGCGAAGGACGACGACACGCTGCGCCGGACGGTCATCCTGTTCCCGACCTTCCAGCTCTTCCTGATCCCGATCTTCCTGATCGGCTTCTCTGGCGTGCTCTTCGCGGGTGAGCCGCAGGCGCCCGACTTCATCCTGCCCTTTATGATCCTCGAGACCGGCCTCCCGGCAGTCGTCGTCGGACTCTTCTGCGCCGGTGCGCTCTCCGCGTCGATGTCGACCGGAGATGCCCTTTTGCACGCCTCCGCGTCGGTGCTCGTGCAAGACGGCGTGACACAGTACGTGGAGCTCGACGACCGCGCCCAGCGAAGGCTGATGCGAGGCGTCGTCGTACTCACGGCCGGAATCGCGTACTATTTTGCGCTGGACCCGGATTCGTCGCTCGTACAGCTTCTCGCTTCCGCCTATGGGATCATCTCTCAGCTCGCGCCTCCGGTGGTAGCCGCGATGTACTGGAAGAGGGCGACCACAAGAGGGGCGATCGCCGGGCTACTCGCCGGCATCGCGACGGCGCTCTTCTTCTACCTGAATCCCGAGTACAAGCCCTTCGACATGCATGAGGGCGTATTGGCGCTGATCGTGCACGTGCCCACGCTGATCGCCGTAAGCTTGATGACTCCGCAACAGGACGAAGGCCACCTGAAGGGCTTCTTCTCGTGA
- a CDS encoding DUF3311 domain-containing protein, whose product MTISVTWPGFLLFARIEPLILGLPFSMAWIAGWVAGVVVVLYLLDRVEKRHRTEGSHRGIRLP is encoded by the coding sequence ATGACGATCTCCGTCACGTGGCCGGGCTTTCTCCTCTTCGCTCGGATCGAGCCGCTGATTCTCGGGCTCCCGTTCAGCATGGCGTGGATCGCGGGCTGGGTCGCGGGCGTAGTCGTCGTCCTGTACCTGCTCGATCGGGTCGAGAAACGGCACCGAACGGAGGGCAGCCACCGCGGGATCCGACTCCCGTGA
- a CDS encoding carboxypeptidase regulatory-like domain-containing protein, translating into MKRLSSFMMVALATITPPVGAQDTALVTLIGEVRDITNDQPVEAAAVKLLELDLMRTTDRNGFFSFVDIPPGRWTFEVSQLGYATSLEASEITANNVLLIRLETRPIEISGLYVSVVQRLARRRMAARSRVIAWEKAELAEAISADIGSFIRSRGVAQWVACGGEFTASDLPNCFLFRGAPTRVRLFVDDIEMLNAEGMGRLWAYDPRDLWAVEFMPGCHELRIYTRQFMELVQSGRVRLLHQLCVP; encoded by the coding sequence GTGAAGCGCCTATCCTCATTCATGATGGTCGCCCTCGCGACGATCACACCCCCTGTGGGCGCTCAAGACACCGCGCTGGTCACTCTGATCGGCGAGGTGAGAGACATCACGAACGATCAACCCGTCGAAGCTGCTGCCGTGAAGCTCCTCGAGTTGGACCTGATGCGGACAACCGACCGAAACGGCTTCTTCAGCTTCGTCGACATCCCCCCCGGGCGCTGGACGTTCGAAGTCTCTCAACTGGGCTACGCGACCAGCCTCGAAGCCTCGGAGATCACCGCTAACAACGTCCTGCTCATTCGACTCGAGACACGACCGATTGAGATCTCCGGCCTGTACGTCTCGGTTGTGCAGCGACTGGCTCGACGCCGGATGGCCGCGCGGAGCCGAGTGATCGCTTGGGAGAAGGCGGAACTCGCGGAGGCCATCTCAGCAGATATTGGCAGCTTCATCCGCTCCCGCGGCGTCGCACAATGGGTCGCTTGCGGAGGTGAATTCACGGCGAGCGATTTACCCAACTGCTTCCTGTTCCGGGGTGCCCCCACTCGCGTCAGGTTGTTCGTCGATGACATCGAGATGCTGAACGCGGAAGGCATGGGTCGGTTGTGGGCCTACGATCCCAGAGACCTGTGGGCCGTAGAGTTCATGCCTGGCTGCCACGAATTGCGCATCTACACACGTCAGTTCATGGAGCTCGTCCAATCGGGCCGGGTTCGCCTCCTGCACCAGCTGTGCGTCCCCTAA
- a CDS encoding enoyl-CoA hydratase/isomerase family protein, translating into MSEKVLVRYEVQDGIAILTLDDPPANTYTHEMMRQIDESIVKARFDKDVEVIVLTGAGEKFFCAGANIGMLSEADPDWKYCFCLHANETLNRLEHTPKLVIAALNGHTVGGGLEIAMAADIRIARKDAGKIGLPEVALGVLPGTGGTQRLVRMVGKSKAIQLMTEGATFGFDKALKLGLVNEIYESEDRQSFLAAVLEYAAQFTTPNKASKAVGLIKRAVQTGSELPFELALALERELQAQLFASADATEGLNAYIEKRKAEFQGK; encoded by the coding sequence ATGTCCGAGAAAGTACTAGTTCGGTACGAAGTGCAGGACGGGATCGCGATTCTCACGCTCGACGATCCGCCCGCCAACACCTACACGCACGAGATGATGCGCCAGATCGACGAGAGCATCGTCAAGGCGCGCTTCGACAAGGATGTCGAGGTGATCGTTCTTACCGGCGCGGGTGAGAAGTTCTTCTGCGCCGGCGCAAACATCGGCATGCTCTCCGAGGCGGACCCCGATTGGAAGTATTGCTTCTGCCTGCACGCCAACGAGACGCTCAACCGCCTAGAGCACACACCGAAGCTCGTGATCGCGGCGCTCAACGGCCACACGGTCGGCGGCGGTCTCGAAATAGCGATGGCCGCGGACATCCGGATCGCGCGCAAGGACGCCGGCAAGATCGGTCTTCCGGAGGTCGCGCTCGGCGTCCTTCCCGGTACTGGTGGTACCCAGCGCCTGGTCCGAATGGTAGGTAAGTCGAAGGCCATCCAACTGATGACGGAAGGCGCGACGTTCGGCTTCGACAAGGCGCTCAAGCTCGGGCTCGTGAACGAAATCTACGAAAGCGAGGACCGCCAATCGTTCCTGGCCGCGGTGCTCGAGTACGCGGCGCAGTTCACGACGCCCAACAAGGCGAGCAAGGCGGTCGGCCTCATCAAGCGCGCGGTGCAGACGGGTTCTGAGCTGCCGTTCGAGCTCGCGCTCGCGCTCGAGCGTGAATTGCAGGCGCAACTATTCGCGAGCGCCGACGCCACGGAAGGGCTCAACGCGTACATCGAGAAGCGGAAAGCCGAGTTCCAGGGCAAATAG
- a CDS encoding nodulation protein NfeD, which produces MNRRQVVFLLALAVVLGPFAMPIPAQNQHTVYRVPVTGVIELGLAPYIERSVREAAAAGASAIVLDIDTPGGRVDAAERIADALSDSEVPVYALVNRRAFSAGALIALSTLRIYMRPGSVIGAATPVDGSGKKAPEKIVSAMRSEMRALAEAQGLDPTVAAAMVDEDIEIEGVVESGKLLTLTTAEAVALDYAVEIEDLEALLTELGYGGADVVTSEVNWAEQIVRFFSHPVVAPFLLSLGFLGLIAEIKTPAFGMAGVAGILSLSLFFGSHLIVGLAGLEDLLIIGAGVLLLSVEVLVIPGFGLFGVAGIVAVAGGLYMSLLGSLPTMADYTTAGMVLATTALLFLVSAWAIIRSLPRSSRLAKSGIFLLQRTDRAIGYESADVRDDLIDTIGTTITDLRPSGTAMFGDERIDVVSESEWITEGTRVRVISAEGYRHIVRAVVADDAEKA; this is translated from the coding sequence ATGAACCGCCGCCAAGTTGTGTTTCTCCTCGCCCTTGCGGTCGTGCTTGGACCGTTCGCCATGCCGATTCCGGCCCAAAACCAGCATACGGTCTACCGCGTGCCAGTCACGGGCGTGATCGAGCTCGGTCTGGCTCCCTACATCGAGCGTAGCGTGCGCGAGGCCGCCGCCGCAGGCGCCAGCGCGATCGTGCTCGATATCGATACGCCCGGTGGCCGGGTAGACGCCGCGGAACGCATCGCGGACGCTCTCTCCGACTCCGAAGTCCCTGTATATGCCCTGGTGAATCGGCGTGCCTTCTCGGCGGGCGCGCTCATCGCTCTCTCGACGTTACGCATCTACATGCGGCCCGGATCGGTCATCGGCGCCGCGACCCCGGTCGACGGTTCCGGCAAGAAGGCACCCGAGAAGATCGTGTCCGCGATGCGCAGCGAGATGCGCGCGCTCGCGGAAGCTCAGGGTCTCGACCCGACCGTCGCGGCCGCGATGGTGGATGAGGACATAGAGATCGAGGGGGTCGTGGAGTCGGGTAAGCTGCTGACGCTCACCACCGCGGAGGCCGTCGCGCTCGACTATGCCGTGGAGATCGAGGACCTGGAGGCGCTGCTCACAGAGCTAGGGTACGGTGGGGCGGACGTTGTGACGTCCGAGGTCAACTGGGCCGAGCAGATCGTGCGTTTCTTCTCGCACCCCGTGGTCGCCCCATTTCTGCTTTCCCTCGGCTTCCTCGGACTGATCGCCGAGATCAAGACGCCGGCGTTCGGCATGGCGGGCGTGGCAGGAATACTCTCATTGAGCCTCTTTTTCGGATCGCATCTGATCGTTGGACTCGCGGGCCTCGAGGACCTACTCATCATCGGCGCCGGTGTGCTCCTGCTGAGCGTGGAGGTACTCGTCATACCTGGCTTCGGGCTCTTCGGAGTGGCCGGAATCGTGGCGGTAGCGGGGGGCCTGTACATGAGCCTGCTGGGATCCCTTCCTACGATGGCCGACTACACTACGGCCGGAATGGTACTGGCGACGACCGCGCTGCTGTTCCTCGTCTCGGCGTGGGCGATCATTCGTTCGCTCCCGCGGAGCTCGAGGTTGGCGAAGAGCGGCATCTTCCTGCTACAGCGGACAGACCGCGCGATCGGGTACGAGTCTGCCGACGTACGCGACGACTTGATCGATACGATCGGTACCACCATCACCGACCTGCGTCCGTCCGGTACGGCTATGTTTGGCGACGAGCGCATCGATGTCGTCTCCGAGTCCGAGTGGATCACCGAGGGGACACGTGTGCGCGTCATCAGCGCTGAGGGATACCGCCATATCGTCCGGGCAGTGGTCGCTGACGACGCGGAGAAGGCCTGA
- the floA gene encoding flotillin-like protein FloA (flotillin-like protein involved in membrane lipid rafts): MEDLVAVQFVQLFLIAAVIAIVSVVVWLVPLRLYIEALSAGVHVGFANLIGMRLRKVVPSRVVRPLITATKAGIPLDINQLEAHYLAGGDVHRVVGALISADKASIELQFNQAAAIDLAGRDVFEAVQVSVNPKVINTPRVAAMAKDGIQLIAIARVTVRANINRLVGGAGEETILARVGEGIVSTIGSAESHKKVLENPDAISKTVLAKGLDAGTAFEILSIDIADVDVGKNIGAELQTDQAEADKRVAQARAEERRAMAVAKEQEMKALVEEMRAEVVKAEAQVPLALAEAFRQGHLGVMDYMRYKNIQADTSMREAIAGPDDGGTSSIEE, encoded by the coding sequence ATGGAAGACCTAGTCGCCGTCCAGTTCGTCCAGTTGTTTCTGATCGCTGCTGTGATCGCCATCGTTTCCGTCGTCGTTTGGTTGGTTCCGCTCCGCCTGTATATCGAGGCGTTGTCGGCCGGTGTCCATGTGGGCTTCGCCAACCTCATCGGCATGCGCTTGCGCAAGGTGGTCCCGTCGCGGGTGGTTCGCCCCCTCATCACTGCGACCAAGGCCGGCATCCCTCTCGACATCAATCAGCTCGAGGCGCACTACCTCGCGGGCGGCGACGTCCACCGCGTGGTGGGTGCGCTCATCAGCGCCGACAAGGCCTCGATCGAACTCCAGTTCAATCAGGCCGCGGCGATCGACCTCGCCGGACGAGACGTTTTCGAGGCGGTGCAAGTTTCGGTCAACCCGAAGGTCATCAACACGCCGAGGGTGGCGGCGATGGCCAAAGACGGTATTCAGCTCATCGCCATCGCGCGGGTGACCGTGCGCGCGAACATCAACCGGCTCGTCGGTGGTGCCGGCGAGGAGACGATCCTGGCACGCGTCGGCGAGGGCATCGTATCCACCATCGGTTCGGCGGAATCGCACAAGAAGGTGCTCGAGAACCCGGACGCGATCTCCAAGACCGTGCTCGCGAAGGGGCTGGACGCGGGCACCGCGTTCGAGATCCTCTCCATCGACATCGCGGACGTGGACGTCGGCAAGAACATCGGCGCCGAGCTCCAGACGGATCAGGCCGAGGCGGACAAGCGCGTCGCGCAGGCGCGCGCCGAGGAGCGCCGCGCGATGGCGGTCGCGAAGGAACAGGAAATGAAGGCGCTCGTCGAGGAGATGAGAGCCGAGGTGGTGAAGGCCGAGGCACAGGTGCCGCTGGCGCTCGCCGAGGCATTCCGCCAGGGGCACCTCGGGGTGATGGACTACATGCGGTACAAGAACATCCAGGCGGACACCTCGATGAGAGAAGCGATCGCGGGGCCGGATGATGGTGGCACGAGCTCCATTGAGGAGTAG